One genomic window of Candidatus Nitrospira inopinata includes the following:
- a CDS encoding formylglycine-generating enzyme family protein has protein sequence MLETKFKVVFLIVVLVCAALPIAGIMKGTTLTPYEEPVGETTAIVEPEADSVSKEEPIEEEMVRIPAGPFIRGTESGGFDEQPQRTVYLEEFFIDRYEVTNAQYQQFVLATGHRKPGLPARYAKSGGKMKGPNQPVVYVSWEDADAYCRWKGKRLPTEAEWEKAMRGSDGRLWPWGNNELANGANWARVHDGYEVSAPVGSFKTDHSPYGVMDGAGNVMEWVADWYQETYYKDSPDKNPMGPEYGTYRVLRGGGYTTTGADIRITSRSKMMPDFRDETIGFRCATSEISENEQGNEKT, from the coding sequence ATGCTCGAGACCAAATTCAAAGTTGTTTTTTTGATCGTCGTGTTGGTCTGCGCCGCTCTTCCCATAGCGGGCATTATGAAGGGGACAACGTTGACGCCTTACGAAGAGCCGGTCGGAGAAACGACCGCAATAGTTGAACCAGAGGCCGACAGTGTATCCAAGGAAGAGCCGATCGAAGAAGAGATGGTGAGGATTCCAGCAGGACCGTTTATTCGCGGGACCGAGAGCGGAGGGTTTGACGAGCAACCACAACGAACGGTCTATCTGGAGGAGTTTTTCATCGATCGATACGAAGTGACCAACGCGCAGTATCAGCAATTCGTTCTGGCGACCGGACATCGGAAACCGGGATTGCCGGCACGGTATGCCAAGAGCGGCGGAAAGATGAAAGGGCCCAATCAACCGGTGGTGTACGTCTCTTGGGAGGATGCAGACGCGTATTGCCGATGGAAGGGAAAGCGTCTTCCGACGGAGGCGGAGTGGGAAAAGGCCATGCGCGGCAGTGATGGGAGGCTCTGGCCCTGGGGGAATAACGAATTGGCCAACGGCGCAAACTGGGCTCGAGTGCACGACGGATACGAGGTGTCTGCCCCGGTAGGCAGTTTCAAAACGGACCACAGCCCTTACGGAGTCATGGATGGAGCAGGCAACGTGATGGAGTGGGTCGCTGATTGGTACCAAGAAACATATTATAAGGATTCCCCCGATAAGAATCCGATGGGGCCGGAGTATGGAACCTATCGGGTGCTTCGAGGGGGGGGGTACACGACCACCGGGGCCGACATCCGCATTACGAGTCGAAGCAAAATGATGCCTGATTTTCGGGATGAGACGATAGGATTTCGCTGTGCAACGTCAGAAATTTCAGAAAACGAGCAGGGCAATGAAAAGACCTGA
- a CDS encoding c-type cytochrome, with the protein MKALMSIGALVGVVGLLLLAGMIFDVIPSNTIRLVEGYMPMQMLFEVGCYVLGFTGLSYMLNAMGMGIPRFWQGIGFWIFFLLYIKYRVYPPIPFSVRAMYGTVGLVAVLMWVSANEEDWKKFKQPILNVLDAQTGFNKVLRYVYLVALPILTWGFSYNVMMPKSEEPIELRTVHPAPPASTKVHGKTYVLQTSLNPYRVNPEGKYDQEYSNSLIVEQGMGRLMKPNANPWDEKAEGYLKYVREGGEIFFQNCHFCHGDNLNGRGLHAFAFNPIPANFTDPGTIAQLQETFIFWRVAKGGMGLPNEGFPWASVMPPWEQHLTVDEMWKVILFEYWHTGYYPRTWD; encoded by the coding sequence ATGAAAGCACTGATGTCGATCGGCGCCTTGGTGGGGGTTGTCGGTTTACTACTGCTGGCTGGAATGATATTCGATGTTATTCCTTCGAATACCATTCGTCTTGTCGAAGGGTACATGCCAATGCAGATGCTCTTCGAAGTCGGGTGCTATGTTCTTGGCTTTACTGGTTTGAGCTACATGCTCAATGCGATGGGAATGGGAATTCCAAGATTCTGGCAAGGGATCGGATTTTGGATTTTCTTCCTTCTCTACATCAAGTACAGGGTCTATCCCCCCATTCCATTTAGCGTTCGAGCCATGTATGGAACGGTAGGGCTCGTCGCCGTTCTCATGTGGGTTTCCGCAAATGAAGAAGATTGGAAAAAGTTCAAGCAACCCATCTTGAATGTCTTGGATGCTCAGACCGGGTTCAATAAAGTGCTCCGATACGTTTATCTGGTCGCGCTCCCGATTCTGACGTGGGGCTTTTCTTACAATGTCATGATGCCGAAATCGGAAGAACCGATTGAATTGAGGACCGTGCATCCCGCTCCGCCTGCCAGTACCAAAGTGCACGGTAAGACGTATGTGTTGCAAACCTCTTTGAACCCATATCGCGTGAATCCTGAGGGCAAATACGATCAAGAATATAGCAATTCGCTCATTGTTGAGCAGGGCATGGGTCGGCTCATGAAGCCGAATGCCAATCCGTGGGACGAAAAGGCTGAAGGTTACTTAAAGTATGTCCGCGAAGGCGGAGAAATCTTTTTCCAAAATTGTCACTTCTGTCATGGAGACAATTTGAACGGCCGTGGCCTTCATGCTTTTGCCTTCAATCCCATCCCCGCGAATTTCACTGATCCGGGAACAATTGCTCAGTTACAAGAAACATTTATTTTCTGGCGCGTCGCAAAAGGTGGAATGGGTCTTCCCAATGAGGGGTTCCCATGGGCATCCGTCATGCCGCCTTGGGAGCAGCACTTGACGGTCGATGAAATGTGGAAGGTCATTCTGTTCGAATATTGGCATACCGGGTACTATCCACGAACCTGGGATTGA
- a CDS encoding PCP reductase family protein: MMLTCGCGRWMHTEGIEERACEDGAAQWFIRSECRGCGLKVGVDVPAGNIGGLVDRLMWTDEALHRLDRMPPYLASLVRQEAEARARARETRVITYDSLLNPSSEERIEWEPEAERRLEKVPAAVRAMAKVELERTAVERGMNVVTVSLMEEVKAKYFGMGAQRI, encoded by the coding sequence ATGATGTTGACCTGCGGCTGTGGGCGGTGGATGCACACGGAGGGGATCGAGGAACGGGCTTGCGAAGACGGAGCGGCCCAGTGGTTTATTCGGTCCGAATGTCGTGGGTGCGGACTGAAGGTGGGCGTTGACGTGCCGGCCGGTAACATCGGCGGATTGGTCGATCGATTGATGTGGACGGACGAGGCGCTGCATCGGTTGGACCGAATGCCGCCGTACCTGGCGTCACTCGTTCGGCAGGAAGCGGAAGCGCGGGCCAGAGCCCGAGAAACAAGGGTTATTACTTATGACTCGCTCCTCAACCCCTCATCCGAAGAACGGATCGAGTGGGAGCCGGAAGCGGAACGACGATTGGAAAAAGTGCCGGCCGCCGTGCGGGCGATGGCGAAGGTTGAGCTGGAACGGACGGCGGTCGAGCGAGGGATGAATGTCGTGACCGTGTCGCTGATGGAAGAGGTCAAAGCGAAGTATTTTGGAATGGGAGCTCAGAGGATCTAG
- a CDS encoding formylglycine-generating enzyme family protein, with protein sequence MENRGVLYGSIIFVFASFFGLIGMLVYESYKASKLKELAKSVTSETQSAAPKAMPQDYSMYKTKIGDEGREMVQIPEGPFTMGSNDGDPDEAPEHQVFLKGFYIDLKEVTQAEYMRFAKMTKRPMPRIEVFEDDQSKLLQPEFAAMSVSWSDAAAYCKWAGKRLPTEAEWEKAGRGEGKRKYAWGDKFAPEHANLDGSEDGYKYLAPPGSFESGRSPYGLYDMTGNVAEWVADSYDENYYKKSPYRDPKGPEDGDLKVVRGGSWRETTHNARLSKRFAAKHWRADITIGIRCAADLDQESGSVSAP encoded by the coding sequence GTGGAAAATAGAGGCGTGTTGTATGGATCGATCATTTTTGTCTTTGCGTCGTTTTTTGGACTGATCGGCATGCTGGTCTATGAGTCGTATAAGGCGAGCAAGCTTAAAGAACTTGCGAAATCCGTGACATCCGAAACTCAGTCGGCGGCGCCGAAAGCGATGCCCCAAGACTATTCGATGTACAAAACGAAAATCGGCGATGAAGGGCGTGAAATGGTGCAGATTCCTGAAGGGCCGTTCACCATGGGAAGTAACGACGGTGATCCGGACGAAGCCCCTGAACACCAAGTGTTCTTAAAGGGGTTCTATATCGATTTGAAGGAAGTGACGCAGGCGGAATACATGCGATTCGCCAAAATGACAAAGCGCCCGATGCCGAGAATCGAAGTGTTCGAGGACGACCAATCCAAGCTGCTTCAACCCGAGTTCGCCGCCATGAGCGTCTCTTGGAGCGACGCGGCGGCCTATTGCAAGTGGGCCGGCAAGCGCCTTCCCACGGAGGCGGAATGGGAAAAGGCGGGCCGAGGCGAGGGGAAAAGGAAGTATGCCTGGGGGGATAAGTTTGCTCCGGAGCACGCCAATTTGGACGGGAGCGAAGACGGTTATAAATACCTTGCCCCTCCCGGCTCGTTTGAGTCGGGGCGGAGTCCGTACGGGCTCTATGATATGACCGGCAACGTCGCGGAGTGGGTGGCCGATTCGTACGACGAGAACTATTACAAGAAGTCGCCGTACCGCGATCCCAAGGGACCCGAAGACGGCGACCTCAAAGTGGTTCGCGGCGGATCATGGCGAGAAACGACGCATAACGCGAGACTCTCCAAGCGTTTTGCGGCAAAGCACTGGCGTGCGGATATCACGATCGGGATCCGTTGCGCGGCGGATCTTGATCAGGAAAGCGGATCAGTTTCGGCTCCGTGA
- a CDS encoding cytochrome ubiquinol oxidase subunit I has protein sequence MVVRDRLRREKRVALELIGVIATLVALLGFVGMEGVSLAEGSLDVYFNTPGVPQGPAAPAPHETAYPQIGSFDSRALVWFVTQQHTYFGGFVLALPLFCALLEFLGLMTSKPALSLRYDGLARDLAKVAVLALSVTAVIGSLMLAMFIGLYPSFMTYMGGTFKSFMPAYAAVFVVESVLLILYYYSWDRMTERGMKWVHAAMGVATNVVGTALLLLANAWSAFMMAPAGVDAQGRFLGNGWHLLHSVLWNPLNVHRFLADIMSGGAVVLAYACYRFFTAKTTEERAYFDWVGYVFLFVTVCALLPMPIAGYWLMRSVFAFRQTMGVTMMGGLLTWMFVVQALLIGALFLGINYYIWQGMARLKGAERYQPYYQLVFGGLLLALFIWLTPHTLLVSAGEVKAMGGAQHPVIGNYGVMSSKNGAINVILLCTALSFLYMRRANRTMTVPWVTTGNVMIAVLFAVGLANVVGLSIYGFYLPANVRVGLSAPQAFTTFTVIVVGLLINRAMLKRSIVHGPIQWGKIPARGMVVLFAMAAAFSWVMGLMGYIRSSGRLAWHVSEVMADVSPWAFTPDLAFAAKMVTLNMVVFWGAVLVLFWMCQWGRRPVMGEERHNTNAPLLSPVSSPEA, from the coding sequence ATGGTTGTTCGGGATCGTTTGCGACGAGAGAAACGGGTGGCGCTCGAGCTGATAGGAGTCATTGCGACACTGGTCGCCTTGCTGGGGTTCGTCGGCATGGAAGGGGTTTCCTTGGCCGAGGGGTCGCTGGACGTCTATTTCAACACGCCCGGCGTGCCGCAAGGTCCCGCCGCGCCCGCGCCTCATGAAACGGCGTACCCGCAGATCGGCTCGTTCGACAGCCGGGCGCTGGTGTGGTTTGTGACTCAGCAGCACACGTATTTCGGCGGGTTCGTGCTGGCGTTGCCGCTTTTTTGCGCCTTGCTGGAATTTCTGGGATTGATGACCTCCAAACCGGCGTTGTCGCTCAGATACGACGGGTTGGCGAGGGATCTGGCGAAGGTGGCGGTGTTGGCGCTCTCCGTGACCGCCGTCATCGGAAGTCTGATGCTCGCGATGTTTATCGGGCTGTATCCGAGCTTCATGACTTACATGGGCGGAACCTTCAAATCGTTTATGCCGGCCTATGCCGCCGTGTTCGTGGTCGAGTCAGTGCTCCTGATCCTTTATTACTATAGTTGGGACCGGATGACCGAGCGGGGCATGAAATGGGTGCATGCGGCCATGGGGGTGGCGACGAACGTCGTGGGGACCGCTCTGTTGCTGCTGGCGAATGCCTGGTCGGCGTTCATGATGGCACCGGCCGGCGTGGACGCTCAAGGTCGGTTTCTTGGGAACGGGTGGCATCTGCTGCATTCCGTCCTCTGGAATCCGCTCAATGTGCATCGGTTTCTGGCCGACATCATGTCCGGCGGAGCGGTCGTGTTGGCGTACGCCTGCTACCGGTTCTTTACCGCCAAGACGACCGAGGAACGGGCCTATTTCGATTGGGTGGGGTACGTCTTTCTCTTCGTGACGGTGTGCGCGTTGTTGCCCATGCCGATCGCCGGGTATTGGCTGATGCGGTCGGTCTTCGCGTTTCGGCAGACCATGGGCGTGACCATGATGGGGGGGTTGCTGACGTGGATGTTTGTCGTGCAGGCGTTGCTGATCGGAGCTCTCTTTCTGGGCATCAATTATTACATCTGGCAAGGCATGGCGCGGCTGAAGGGGGCGGAACGCTATCAACCCTATTATCAATTGGTGTTCGGGGGGCTCCTGTTGGCGCTGTTTATTTGGCTGACTCCGCATACGCTTCTTGTGTCGGCGGGAGAGGTGAAGGCGATGGGCGGCGCGCAGCATCCGGTCATCGGGAACTATGGAGTCATGTCGTCCAAGAACGGAGCCATCAACGTCATTCTGCTCTGCACCGCCCTCAGCTTCTTGTACATGCGACGGGCGAATCGCACCATGACGGTGCCGTGGGTTACGACGGGCAACGTGATGATTGCGGTGCTGTTCGCGGTCGGTCTCGCAAATGTCGTGGGGCTGTCGATTTACGGATTCTACTTGCCGGCGAACGTTCGCGTGGGGTTGTCCGCGCCGCAAGCCTTCACGACTTTCACGGTCATCGTCGTCGGATTGTTGATCAATCGCGCCATGCTGAAGCGGTCGATCGTTCATGGGCCAATCCAATGGGGAAAGATTCCGGCGCGAGGCATGGTCGTGCTGTTCGCCATGGCGGCGGCTTTTAGTTGGGTGATGGGGCTGATGGGCTATATTCGCTCATCCGGACGGTTGGCGTGGCACGTGAGCGAAGTGATGGCCGACGTGTCGCCCTGGGCGTTCACTCCGGATCTCGCGTTCGCCGCAAAAATGGTGACGTTGAACATGGTGGTCTTTTGGGGAGCTGTGCTGGTTCTTTTTTGGATGTGTCAATGGGGTCGGCGACCGGTGATGGGCGAAGAGCGTCATAATACGAACGCGCCGCTGTTGTCGCCGGTCTCTTCACCGGAAGCCTGA
- a CDS encoding cytochrome ubiquinol oxidase subunit I, which yields MGVVTRKKLFSIIALGAMVVALLLPIVMALPSPATGEEAPAAEGAQKEGEKVEKARDVYYKTEGIVVGAPAPKTTDGPADYPRYNFESRVLLWFANQQHLYYGSFVLAVPIFCMIIEFMGVVTKDKALAKRYDQLAYDFIKISLTAYSLTAILGGILIFTFLTLYPTFFSYLSSIFRPVMHIYALMFVAESGTLYIYYYGWDKMKEGFLKWIHLSMSVILNVIGTLLMFLANSWIGFMMSPAGVDEQGRYLGNIWHVIHTALWNPLNLHRILGNMAFGGGVVAAYAAYKFLAAKTEEERAHYDWMGYIAMALGVAFLIPLPFAGYWLMREVYAYRQQMGITLMGGLLAWLFIIQATMIGILFLSTNYYLWQAMGRMRGAEKYQRYIKYLVFLLACGFMVFITPHTMVMTPAELKAMGGQQHPVLGNYGVMSAKNGGINVIITTTVLSFVWYMRGNKVSTVSWARFGNIFMGVFFACAYINIIFLAIYGYYIPANVRVGLSVPQVATTLSCLFFMFTLNSMMMKGAKQLGPIEWGKISARSQYALIMLATAFTWMMGLMGYIRSSVRLFWHVNEIMRDNSPWAYTHTVGFAANVISANVLFFWISILFVFWLGSLTEKKAPVESKVGVPGAIPQPAGSH from the coding sequence ATGGGTGTCGTAACCCGGAAGAAGTTATTCTCGATCATTGCGCTTGGCGCGATGGTTGTTGCTCTTCTGCTTCCGATCGTTATGGCGCTTCCATCGCCGGCTACAGGTGAAGAGGCTCCGGCTGCCGAGGGGGCGCAGAAGGAAGGCGAAAAAGTTGAAAAGGCGAGAGATGTCTACTACAAGACCGAAGGCATTGTGGTCGGCGCTCCTGCGCCTAAAACGACGGACGGCCCCGCCGATTATCCGCGATACAACTTTGAAAGCCGTGTCTTGCTCTGGTTTGCCAATCAGCAGCATCTCTATTATGGAAGTTTTGTTCTTGCCGTGCCGATTTTCTGCATGATCATTGAGTTTATGGGGGTGGTCACGAAGGATAAGGCGCTTGCTAAGCGATATGATCAGTTGGCGTATGATTTTATTAAGATCAGCCTGACCGCCTACTCGCTGACGGCCATCCTGGGCGGGATTCTTATTTTTACATTCCTGACGCTGTATCCAACCTTTTTCTCGTACCTATCAAGCATTTTCCGTCCCGTGATGCACATTTATGCCTTGATGTTCGTTGCGGAGAGTGGAACCCTTTATATCTATTACTATGGCTGGGACAAAATGAAAGAGGGGTTCCTGAAATGGATCCACTTGAGCATGTCCGTCATTCTGAACGTGATTGGCACGCTGCTCATGTTTTTGGCGAATTCGTGGATCGGTTTCATGATGTCGCCAGCCGGTGTCGATGAGCAGGGCCGCTATTTGGGGAATATTTGGCATGTCATTCACACGGCTTTGTGGAATCCGCTGAACCTCCACCGTATTCTCGGCAACATGGCGTTCGGTGGCGGCGTGGTGGCGGCGTACGCAGCCTATAAGTTTCTGGCTGCAAAAACAGAGGAAGAGCGCGCTCATTATGATTGGATGGGATACATCGCGATGGCGCTCGGGGTGGCCTTCCTCATTCCTCTTCCGTTTGCCGGCTATTGGCTGATGAGAGAGGTCTATGCCTACAGGCAACAAATGGGGATTACGCTCATGGGCGGTCTCCTGGCTTGGCTGTTTATTATTCAGGCAACGATGATCGGGATCTTGTTTTTGAGCACCAATTACTATTTATGGCAGGCCATGGGCCGCATGCGAGGTGCTGAGAAGTACCAGCGATATATCAAGTACCTGGTCTTTTTGTTGGCCTGCGGATTCATGGTCTTTATTACTCCTCATACCATGGTGATGACGCCTGCCGAATTGAAGGCGATGGGAGGGCAGCAGCACCCGGTTCTTGGTAACTATGGCGTCATGTCGGCGAAGAATGGTGGCATTAACGTTATTATTACAACCACCGTGCTGAGTTTTGTCTGGTACATGAGGGGCAACAAAGTTTCAACTGTCTCATGGGCAAGGTTCGGCAATATCTTTATGGGGGTGTTTTTTGCCTGTGCATATATAAACATCATATTCCTCGCGATATACGGCTATTACATTCCTGCGAACGTACGCGTCGGCCTGTCTGTGCCTCAGGTCGCAACGACTCTTTCGTGTCTCTTTTTCATGTTCACGCTCAATAGCATGATGATGAAGGGAGCCAAGCAGCTGGGTCCGATCGAATGGGGAAAAATTTCGGCGCGCTCTCAATATGCGCTCATCATGCTGGCTACCGCGTTTACCTGGATGATGGGATTGATGGGCTATATTCGTTCATCGGTTCGTCTCTTTTGGCACGTCAATGAAATTATGCGGGATAACTCTCCGTGGGCCTATACGCATACGGTAGGATTCGCGGCCAATGTGATTTCGGCCAACGTTCTGTTTTTCTGGATCAGTATTCTCTTTGTCTTCTGGCTCGGCAGTTTGACGGAGAAGAAGGCTCCGGTTGAGTCAAAGGTCGGGGTTCCTGGCGCTATTCCGCAGCCGGCTGGAAGCCATTGA
- a CDS encoding DUF3047 domain-containing protein yields MKKTERGKLMRWNVPIRTMVITLAAIGFASWPGFGLAEGQVLILEDFKAKDADGFPSHWEHENQRSKAKGREAYKVQSENGDVFLSAKDAGQRIKKKKIDWDPKAYPVLTWRWRLLKAPTGTEPLAAVYASLDTDLLFIPVFTKYVWSPSKPEGTLTEGGMFSGSELVVRSGTATLGRWFEERVNVYEDFKKIHGHEPAAKAWGISIVAGPGVEIDIGPLMALPGK; encoded by the coding sequence ATGAAAAAGACGGAGAGGGGTAAGCTGATGCGATGGAACGTGCCGATTCGAACCATGGTCATCACTCTTGCGGCGATCGGATTTGCCTCCTGGCCCGGTTTCGGTCTGGCGGAAGGCCAAGTCCTGATCCTGGAAGATTTCAAAGCGAAAGATGCCGACGGGTTTCCTTCGCATTGGGAACACGAAAACCAACGGAGCAAAGCAAAAGGTCGCGAGGCCTACAAAGTTCAATCGGAGAACGGTGACGTCTTTTTGTCGGCGAAGGACGCGGGGCAACGGATCAAAAAAAAGAAGATCGATTGGGACCCCAAAGCCTATCCGGTCTTGACCTGGCGATGGCGATTATTGAAGGCGCCGACGGGAACCGAACCTCTCGCCGCCGTCTATGCCTCGCTGGATACCGATCTTCTGTTTATTCCGGTCTTCACGAAATACGTCTGGAGCCCCTCGAAGCCCGAAGGGACGCTCACCGAGGGAGGAATGTTCAGCGGGTCCGAGCTCGTGGTCCGAAGCGGGACCGCGACGCTGGGACGGTGGTTCGAGGAGCGCGTGAACGTGTACGAAGATTTCAAGAAGATTCATGGGCATGAACCCGCGGCAAAGGCATGGGGGATCTCGATTGTGGCGGGACCCGGTGTTGAGATCGATATCGGCCCGCTGATGGCGCTTCCAGGAAAATAA
- a CDS encoding c-type cytochrome — translation MGNLIAEALSMGWMALAVLTGLLIYFQVSISDPSAKKRAVFKTFIGIISTFLLFVAIANYKTNFYGESRLLPVSLVMITATSFIMALYFTNLSALLKIGGFMFFVAAFLSGYGNWLPQVEGGFPPVEEKLDFSSMTPQQLADEGEKIIFGGIGKNKEQGAIGKGQCPLCHAFHAGMLGERAPNLLGLVNRSKERLEDPKYSKGNPAKRDYSVKEAFPGSGTAENAQEYIAESHACPSCYVVEGYGVKGTNDRESPMPAIHKPPISLSLPELAAVDTWMYVREGLEPPSFEEMIKSYEKFIPEGDRPQLQEDKPAGGATSLMADGSEPVDQIFAKAQCVACHTIPGIPGAVGTIGPKLEEGTTAAQRIKAPDYKGTAKSPAEYIMESIVDPSAYVVQPFPDNTMPKIFGQKLSAGALKKIVDYLSQVKVGAPPPKIS, via the coding sequence TTGGGTAATTTGATTGCTGAGGCGCTTTCAATGGGTTGGATGGCGCTCGCCGTCCTGACTGGGCTTCTTATTTATTTTCAGGTATCGATCAGTGATCCTTCCGCCAAAAAGCGGGCGGTTTTTAAAACGTTTATCGGGATCATTTCGACCTTTCTCTTATTTGTGGCAATCGCCAACTACAAAACGAATTTTTACGGAGAGAGCAGGCTGCTGCCGGTTTCTCTCGTCATGATTACCGCCACCTCTTTTATCATGGCCTTGTACTTCACCAATCTGAGCGCGCTGCTCAAGATCGGTGGGTTTATGTTCTTTGTCGCGGCGTTTCTGTCCGGATATGGAAACTGGCTTCCTCAGGTGGAAGGGGGATTTCCTCCGGTAGAAGAGAAGCTTGATTTCAGCTCCATGACGCCTCAGCAATTGGCCGACGAAGGAGAGAAGATAATTTTCGGAGGAATCGGGAAAAATAAAGAACAAGGGGCGATTGGAAAAGGACAATGTCCTTTGTGTCATGCCTTCCATGCCGGCATGTTGGGGGAGCGTGCTCCGAATTTGCTTGGGCTGGTTAATCGTTCCAAGGAGCGGCTGGAAGATCCCAAATATTCTAAGGGGAATCCGGCTAAACGAGACTATTCGGTGAAAGAAGCCTTCCCAGGGTCTGGAACCGCCGAGAATGCTCAGGAATACATTGCGGAGTCTCATGCTTGTCCGAGTTGTTACGTAGTCGAAGGGTATGGGGTGAAGGGAACAAACGATAGAGAAAGTCCTATGCCCGCCATTCATAAGCCACCGATCTCTCTGAGTCTTCCGGAGTTGGCGGCCGTTGATACGTGGATGTATGTGCGGGAAGGGTTGGAACCGCCTTCCTTTGAGGAGATGATCAAGTCCTATGAAAAATTCATCCCTGAAGGGGACCGCCCCCAGCTTCAGGAAGATAAACCCGCAGGTGGGGCGACATCGTTAATGGCGGATGGATCGGAGCCTGTTGATCAAATTTTTGCCAAAGCTCAATGTGTCGCATGCCATACCATACCTGGCATTCCTGGGGCTGTCGGGACCATTGGCCCGAAGCTTGAGGAGGGAACGACGGCGGCTCAGCGCATCAAGGCGCCAGATTACAAGGGAACAGCCAAGTCTCCGGCCGAGTACATTATGGAGTCGATTGTGGATCCAAGTGCGTACGTGGTTCAGCCGTTCCCTGACAACACGATGCCCAAAATATTTGGTCAAAAATTGAGCGCGGGGGCTCTTAAGAAAATTGTAGATTATCTCTCCCAGGTGAAAGTCGGGGCACCGCCGCCGAAAATTTCATAG
- a CDS encoding DUF420 domain-containing protein: MDWLRESGFFGTHATVGADLSQLMATLFTVLFIVGWVQARKQHTDAHHWLMLGGMISMAGFFVVYYLFRQLGVLAFEGKEGFGGSQELYDRVFVPVLILHITLVIVGLIMAVYLIVLGFRVQTFVGGKRRLKAGPRQASWGAIAKLWTAVGGLIGTYLLYLHLTDRLSMRRSSVWIAFMLIFTVVLLMEMAIQRIWPDGAQRHRALGRFTMVIYCVLFVTGSFTYTMLYILYPGKIG, translated from the coding sequence ATGGATTGGCTGCGGGAGTCTGGATTTTTTGGCACACATGCCACGGTGGGGGCGGACTTGAGCCAATTGATGGCGACGCTCTTTACTGTTTTGTTCATCGTCGGATGGGTGCAGGCTCGCAAGCAACACACCGATGCTCACCACTGGTTGATGTTGGGCGGCATGATCTCCATGGCCGGTTTCTTTGTGGTCTATTATCTGTTTCGCCAGCTCGGCGTCTTGGCGTTCGAGGGGAAAGAAGGGTTCGGCGGTTCTCAGGAACTGTACGACCGCGTGTTCGTCCCCGTGCTGATCCTTCACATTACCCTCGTCATCGTCGGTCTCATCATGGCGGTGTATCTCATTGTCCTCGGCTTTCGAGTCCAAACGTTTGTCGGCGGGAAACGGCGGCTGAAAGCCGGCCCCAGGCAAGCTTCATGGGGCGCGATCGCCAAGCTGTGGACCGCCGTCGGCGGCTTGATAGGAACGTATCTCCTTTATCTGCACCTGACAGACCGCCTTTCAATGCGGAGGTCCAGTGTCTGGATTGCGTTCATGCTCATCTTTACGGTGGTTTTGCTGATGGAGATGGCGATTCAACGAATATGGCCGGACGGAGCTCAGCGACATCGGGCGCTCGGTCGGTTCACCATGGTAATCTACTGCGTGCTGTTCGTAACCGGGAGCTTCACCTACACGATGTTGTACATTCTCTATCCAGGGAAAATCGGATGA